The following proteins are co-located in the Hydrogenophaga sp. RAC07 genome:
- a CDS encoding multicopper oxidase family protein, with product MWTAFGSRGMHGSQALGVGPFRHYPFDPVAAENFRQKLFIPVASGPFGVLSVSGPLTLRATAASFPLLPGPPSQGPSPFLQYQTEHGGVTFQNPILRIESGARFTARLDNGLTEPTIIHWHGLHTPARMDGHPGDTIAPGARYEYDFIVRNRGGTYWYHTHAHELTAKQAYNGLASFFLVDDEDQRKLAKALDLKLGVTDLPLVIQDKRFDALGHLVYQPDMHESMMGWLGDIVLANLTPNAVHEVTPRTYRLRLLNGSNARIYRLAFARGDTLLPFTVIGTDGGLIEKPEVVTQAFLAPGERLDVLFDAAQAQPGDTVFLKSLSFDPMENEGAAGNMGGPGMGQMMAGMGSSRLALGETFNVLKLSVVSGERITAPLPATLSRIQPLRSEGAAERQIELSMQAMRFLINGRTFRMDEIAFDVKQGAVEIWRISNPALGMPHPMHLHGFSFQVLERLNSPPQLSDMARFGKGRTVSDLGWKDTVLVWPGETVRIAIDFSHDFPGDQTYLFHCHNLEHEDAGMMINFKVRTL from the coding sequence GTGTGGACCGCTTTCGGGTCGCGTGGCATGCATGGCTCGCAGGCCTTGGGCGTCGGGCCGTTTCGCCACTACCCCTTTGATCCGGTGGCTGCCGAGAATTTCCGGCAAAAGCTCTTCATCCCGGTCGCCAGCGGGCCGTTCGGTGTGCTCAGCGTGTCCGGGCCGCTGACGCTGCGCGCCACGGCGGCCAGCTTCCCGCTGCTACCCGGTCCGCCATCACAAGGCCCTTCGCCCTTCTTGCAGTACCAGACCGAGCACGGTGGAGTGACTTTCCAGAACCCTATCCTGCGCATCGAGAGCGGCGCGCGTTTCACCGCCCGCTTGGACAATGGCTTGACCGAGCCGACCATCATCCACTGGCACGGACTGCACACACCGGCCAGGATGGACGGCCATCCCGGCGACACCATCGCGCCGGGAGCGCGCTATGAATACGACTTCATAGTGCGCAACCGTGGCGGCACCTACTGGTATCACACCCACGCGCACGAGCTGACCGCCAAGCAGGCTTACAACGGCCTGGCGAGTTTTTTCCTGGTGGATGACGAAGACCAACGCAAGTTGGCAAAGGCGCTCGACCTGAAGCTGGGTGTGACAGACCTCCCGCTGGTGATCCAAGACAAACGGTTCGACGCACTAGGCCACCTGGTGTACCAGCCCGACATGCACGAATCGATGATGGGCTGGCTGGGTGACATCGTGCTGGCGAACCTGACGCCGAATGCGGTGCACGAGGTCACCCCACGCACCTACCGGCTGCGGCTGCTCAACGGATCGAATGCCCGCATCTACCGACTGGCCTTCGCCCGAGGCGATACCTTGCTGCCCTTTACCGTCATCGGTACTGACGGTGGCTTGATCGAAAAACCAGAGGTGGTGACCCAAGCCTTTCTGGCGCCTGGCGAGCGCCTTGATGTGCTGTTCGATGCCGCCCAGGCACAACCCGGGGACACTGTGTTTCTGAAGAGCTTGTCTTTCGACCCGATGGAGAATGAAGGGGCTGCGGGCAACATGGGCGGCCCGGGCATGGGCCAGATGATGGCCGGCATGGGTTCGTCACGGTTGGCGCTGGGTGAGACTTTCAACGTGCTCAAGCTTTCGGTGGTGTCCGGGGAGCGCATCACAGCCCCACTGCCAGCAACGCTGTCCAGGATCCAGCCGCTGCGCAGCGAAGGCGCTGCCGAGCGACAGATCGAACTGTCGATGCAAGCCATGCGCTTCCTCATCAACGGACGCACCTTCCGCATGGACGAGATCGCCTTCGATGTGAAGCAGGGTGCGGTGGAGATATGGCGGATCAGCAACCCGGCATTGGGCATGCCGCACCCGATGCATCTCCACGGGTTTTCGTTCCAGGTACTCGAACGCTTGAACAGCCCGCCCCAGTTGTCGGACATGGCGCGTTTTGGCAAGGGCAGAACTGTCAGTGACCTGGGCTGGAAAGACACCGTCCTCGTGTGGCCGGGTGAGACGGTGCGCAT
- a CDS encoding DUF302 domain-containing protein — translation MNHPKDNAATPPSSGYGFHCVLPPQAFAQGVALVTEALKAEGFGILTEIDVQATLKAKLGIDGPPYRILGACNPPLAHRALEAEPDIGLLLPCNVIVRAKPDGQLVVGFMDPVAVMQMTCNPEVARVAHEVRQRLERVRSALTPAASPVHP, via the coding sequence ATGAACCACCCCAAAGACAATGCGGCCACGCCGCCTTCTTCCGGCTACGGATTTCACTGTGTCCTGCCACCGCAGGCCTTCGCGCAGGGGGTTGCCCTGGTGACCGAAGCGCTCAAGGCGGAAGGCTTCGGCATCCTTACCGAGATCGACGTCCAGGCCACCTTGAAGGCCAAGCTGGGTATTGACGGGCCACCCTACCGAATCCTGGGTGCCTGCAATCCACCGCTGGCCCACCGGGCGCTGGAGGCGGAACCCGACATCGGCCTGCTGCTGCCGTGCAACGTCATCGTGCGGGCAAAACCCGATGGCCAACTTGTTGTCGGTTTCATGGACCCGGTCGCAGTGATGCAGATGACCTGCAATCCTGAAGTGGCACGCGTCGCGCACGAAGTTCGCCAGCGGCTCGAGCGGGTGCGTTCTGCGCTGACCCCTGCGGCTTCACCTGTTCACCCTTGA
- a CDS encoding MFS transporter yields the protein MLKILSHRTYRHLFAAQVIALIGTGLATVAMGLLAFELAGDNAGMVLGTALAIKMIAYVGVAPVAAAFADRLPRRTMLVALDLVRAAVALLLPFVSQIWEVYVLIFVLQAASAAFTPTFQATIPDVLPDEKDYTKALSLSRLAYDMESLVSPMLAAALLTVIGFHDLFAGTVVGFLVSAALVVSVVLPAHPAAPRRGIYDRTTRGMRIYLATPRLRGLLAVSAGVAAAGSMVFVNTVVIVQAGLGLSQSAVALALASFGAGSMVAALALPRLLEQLTDRTAMLGGIGVMVVGLFAGIFVSGHSSLMALWFVLGLGYSTAQTPSGRLLRRSAHPEDRPALFAAQFALSHACWLLFYPLAGWLGARFGMPVSFVVLGGAGALAAWVASRVWPVQDPEVIEHNHADLPAGHAHMLGAVASGDRVRHAHTFVLDDQHPHWPGKDSRT from the coding sequence ATGCTCAAAATTCTGTCCCACCGCACCTACCGCCATCTGTTTGCCGCGCAGGTGATCGCCTTGATCGGGACCGGGCTGGCCACGGTGGCGATGGGCCTGCTGGCCTTTGAGCTTGCCGGCGACAACGCGGGCATGGTGCTGGGCACGGCGCTGGCCATCAAGATGATTGCCTATGTGGGGGTGGCGCCCGTGGCCGCTGCGTTTGCGGATCGCCTGCCCCGGCGCACCATGCTGGTCGCACTGGACCTCGTGCGCGCTGCCGTGGCGCTGCTGCTGCCGTTCGTCTCCCAGATCTGGGAGGTGTACGTGTTGATCTTTGTGTTGCAGGCGGCGTCGGCCGCTTTCACCCCCACCTTCCAGGCCACCATCCCCGATGTGCTGCCGGATGAGAAGGACTACACCAAGGCCCTGTCGCTCTCGCGCCTGGCCTACGACATGGAGAGCCTGGTCAGCCCGATGCTGGCGGCCGCCTTGCTCACCGTCATCGGTTTTCACGATCTGTTCGCGGGCACGGTGGTGGGCTTCCTGGTTTCGGCCGCGCTCGTGGTGTCGGTGGTCTTGCCGGCGCATCCGGCAGCGCCGCGCCGCGGCATCTACGACCGAACGACCCGCGGCATGCGCATCTACCTGGCCACGCCCCGCTTGCGCGGCTTGCTGGCCGTCAGTGCGGGTGTGGCTGCGGCGGGTTCCATGGTGTTTGTCAACACCGTGGTGATCGTGCAAGCGGGGTTGGGCTTGAGCCAGAGCGCGGTGGCCTTGGCGCTCGCCAGTTTCGGCGCTGGCTCCATGGTGGCCGCACTGGCCTTGCCGCGTTTGTTGGAGCAACTGACCGATCGCACGGCCATGCTCGGAGGCATCGGGGTGATGGTTGTGGGTCTGTTTGCTGGAATCTTCGTGAGCGGACACAGCTCGTTGATGGCGTTGTGGTTCGTGCTCGGTCTGGGTTACTCCACCGCGCAGACACCCTCAGGGCGCCTGTTGCGGCGCTCCGCCCACCCCGAGGACCGGCCAGCGCTTTTCGCCGCTCAGTTCGCGCTCTCGCATGCCTGCTGGTTGTTGTTCTATCCCCTGGCCGGCTGGCTGGGCGCGCGCTTCGGCATGCCTGTGAGCTTTGTAGTCCTGGGTGGAGCTGGTGCACTGGCTGCGTGGGTGGCATCTCGGGTCTGGCCGGTGCAAGACCCCGAAGTGATTGAGCATAACCACGCAGATTTGCCAGCAGGACATGCACACATGCTGGGTGCTGTCGCCAGCGGGGATAGGGTGCGCCATGCGCACACCTTTGTGCTGGATGACCAGCACCCGCATTGGCCCGGCAAGGACAGCAGAACATAA
- a CDS encoding metal-sensing transcriptional repressor: protein MKQPHTHTSHPAIIKRLRRANGHLSSTIDMLTQGRTCLDVAQQLQAVEKAIQQAKKALIQDHLDHCLEHLVGPLGAGQRHSMDEFREITRYL, encoded by the coding sequence ATGAAACAACCGCACACACATACCTCCCATCCGGCGATCATCAAACGCCTGCGAAGGGCCAATGGACACCTGAGCAGCACGATAGACATGTTGACACAGGGGCGCACCTGTCTTGACGTTGCGCAGCAACTGCAGGCAGTGGAGAAGGCGATTCAGCAGGCCAAGAAGGCCCTGATCCAGGACCACCTGGATCACTGCCTTGAACACCTCGTCGGACCTCTCGGCGCGGGTCAGCGCCATTCGATGGACGAGTTCAGAGAAATCACCCGTTACCTCTGA
- a CDS encoding HupE/UreJ family protein gives MHGLLQDRLPRSPWAIWQSRLLLPSILFLCLLFGTSDVWAHAVTAGDKGYIQEISGVNLLPFMYLGAKHMMTGYDHLLFLFGVIFFLYRLSHIGLYVSLFALGHSTTMILGVYFNVGINSYLIDAIIGLSVVYKALDNLGAFQRWLGFQPNTKVATLVFGLFHGFGLATKIIEYEISPDGLVPNLLAFNVGVEIGQLLALTVILIGMSYWRRTPSFVRNAYTANVAMMSAGFILVGMQLTGYFVS, from the coding sequence ATGCACGGCCTTCTTCAAGACAGGCTGCCACGTTCGCCATGGGCGATTTGGCAATCCCGTCTCTTGCTTCCTTCAATCCTCTTCCTTTGTTTGCTCTTCGGAACCTCCGATGTCTGGGCCCATGCGGTGACCGCTGGTGACAAGGGCTACATACAGGAAATCTCTGGCGTCAATCTGCTGCCCTTCATGTATCTCGGGGCCAAGCACATGATGACCGGCTACGACCACCTGCTTTTCCTGTTCGGGGTGATCTTCTTCCTGTACCGGCTCTCGCACATCGGTCTCTACGTAAGCCTGTTCGCGCTGGGTCACTCCACCACGATGATCCTGGGCGTGTATTTCAACGTCGGGATCAACAGCTACCTGATCGACGCAATTATTGGTTTGTCGGTTGTCTACAAGGCGCTGGACAACCTTGGTGCCTTCCAACGCTGGCTCGGATTCCAGCCCAACACCAAGGTCGCAACGTTGGTGTTTGGTCTGTTCCACGGTTTCGGGCTGGCCACCAAGATCATCGAGTACGAGATCTCACCCGACGGCCTGGTGCCCAACCTGCTCGCCTTCAACGTGGGCGTAGAAATCGGTCAACTGCTGGCGCTCACCGTCATCCTGATCGGCATGAGCTACTGGCGCCGCACGCCCAGTTTTGTCCGCAACGCCTACACAGCCAACGTCGCCATGATGAGCGCGGGCTTCATTTTGGTGGGCATGCAGCTCACCGGTTACTTCGTATCGTGA
- a CDS encoding transmembrane anchor protein codes for MYNAETPLRAELPSSSKLLRSTLLAAISAIVILVAIVLPAEYGVDPTGVGRVLRMTEMGEIKQQLAAEAAADASATPVGSPASTVAAVPANAGTAVSGTPKALDVIQKTAVAPVANSTWRDELTFTLTPGEGKEIKLRMTEGEKAEFQWIVNGGSVNYDTHGDGGGRSISYEKGRSVPADDGALVAAFTGNHGWYWRNRGPSDVKVVLRTRGQYTDIKQVQ; via the coding sequence ATGTACAACGCTGAAACGCCCTTGCGCGCCGAACTTCCATCTTCCTCAAAGCTGCTGCGCTCCACGCTTCTGGCCGCCATCTCCGCCATCGTGATTCTGGTGGCGATCGTGCTGCCTGCCGAGTACGGCGTGGACCCCACCGGTGTTGGCCGCGTGCTGCGCATGACCGAGATGGGCGAAATCAAGCAACAGCTGGCAGCAGAAGCCGCTGCGGATGCAAGTGCCACACCCGTTGGCAGTCCTGCCTCAACGGTTGCAGCCGTCCCAGCGAACGCCGGTACGGCAGTCTCCGGAACGCCCAAGGCACTCGATGTGATTCAGAAGACTGCGGTAGCGCCTGTAGCTAACTCAACATGGCGCGACGAATTGACGTTCACCCTGACCCCGGGCGAAGGCAAAGAAATCAAACTGCGCATGACTGAGGGTGAAAAGGCCGAGTTCCAGTGGATCGTCAATGGCGGCTCGGTCAACTACGACACGCACGGAGACGGTGGCGGGCGCTCCATCAGCTACGAAAAGGGCCGCAGCGTGCCAGCCGACGACGGAGCACTGGTGGCAGCGTTCACCGGCAACCATGGCTGGTACTGGCGCAACCGGGGTCCATCGGATGTGAAGGTCGTGCTCCGGACCCGCGGCCAATACACCGACATCAAGCAGGTTCAGTGA
- a CDS encoding class I SAM-dependent methyltransferase, with amino-acid sequence MSLSTDQSVFLKSWLKRPMRTGAVAPSSNALARLITRDILPGAGPVIELGPGTGAFTRCILAKGVPQCDLTLVENSPDFTALLRQRFPEARLLDMDVTRMRRWHDPWRSMQAQAVISGLPLLTMGVRAQWNVVGACMQSLQAGAALYQFTYMTRCPIAPEILTRMNLKAERIGSSLLNLPPASVYRIALNT; translated from the coding sequence GTGTCTTTGTCCACCGACCAAAGTGTCTTCCTCAAGAGCTGGCTGAAACGTCCCATGAGGACCGGCGCGGTTGCGCCCTCCAGCAACGCGTTGGCGCGTCTCATCACGCGCGATATCTTGCCTGGCGCAGGACCCGTGATCGAACTGGGCCCAGGAACTGGGGCCTTCACACGGTGCATCCTTGCCAAGGGAGTGCCCCAGTGTGATCTCACGTTGGTGGAGAACAGCCCGGACTTCACGGCGCTGCTGCGACAGCGCTTTCCCGAGGCACGCCTGCTGGACATGGATGTGACACGCATGCGGAGGTGGCACGACCCGTGGCGGTCGATGCAGGCGCAGGCCGTGATTTCCGGCTTGCCACTGCTGACCATGGGTGTTCGCGCACAGTGGAACGTGGTCGGCGCCTGCATGCAAAGCTTGCAAGCTGGGGCAGCGCTGTACCAGTTCACCTACATGACCCGATGCCCGATTGCACCCGAGATACTGACCCGAATGAACCTGAAGGCAGAACGCATCGGAAGCTCGCTTCTCAACTTGCCACCCGCCTCGGTGTATCGAATCGCACTGAACACTTGA
- a CDS encoding heavy metal sensor histidine kinase: protein MIRRLTLTARLTFLYTLVSAVVLLGLGVLVAWSTHLHFIDLDRDYLLDKVRLIEKIVDETPEPAELAAKLDESLNSHQGLFISITRGDEQLFGKGGITFPAELAARSAADQPMDWTDGERQLRGMSTEISSAQMPGGLTSPGQSMRLTLALDTQHHTHFMQMLRQQLAIYVVLATLLSGLLGWWAARSGLAPLRTMRERALNVTAHKLDERMPIDAVPVEMAELARSLNTMLERLQQDFAKLMEFSSDIAHELRTPISNLLTQTQVSLSQHRDPDTYRDILASNAEEFQRLARMVSDMLFLAKTDHGIQLPNREDVALEDEAKSLLDFYDAVAEDKELRLRVVGAGSVVGDRLMIRRAISNLLSNALRHAHPHTEVELTVESEGDGINLCVTNTGDPVEAVDLPRLFDRFYRADKARAHPSSDGAGLGLTITKAIMLAHGGSVAVTSVAGRTRFCLHFVSQQ, encoded by the coding sequence ATGATCCGGCGCTTGACCCTCACCGCACGACTCACCTTTCTGTACACCCTGGTATCGGCTGTGGTGCTTCTTGGCCTTGGCGTCTTGGTGGCGTGGTCCACCCATTTGCACTTCATTGACCTTGACCGCGACTACCTTCTGGACAAGGTGCGGCTCATCGAGAAGATCGTCGATGAAACGCCAGAGCCAGCCGAACTCGCGGCCAAGTTGGATGAATCGCTCAACAGCCATCAAGGCCTTTTCATCTCAATTACGCGCGGTGACGAACAGCTGTTTGGAAAAGGCGGCATCACGTTTCCAGCAGAACTCGCTGCGCGAAGCGCCGCAGATCAGCCCATGGACTGGACCGATGGTGAGCGGCAACTGCGAGGCATGAGCACTGAGATCTCCTCAGCGCAGATGCCCGGCGGATTGACCAGTCCAGGTCAGAGCATGCGCCTGACGCTTGCGCTGGACACGCAACACCACACCCATTTCATGCAGATGCTGCGCCAGCAGTTGGCGATCTACGTCGTCCTGGCCACCCTGCTCAGCGGCCTCCTGGGGTGGTGGGCAGCCCGCAGCGGTCTGGCCCCGCTGCGGACCATGAGAGAACGCGCGCTCAATGTCACGGCCCACAAGCTCGACGAGCGCATGCCAATCGACGCTGTTCCCGTGGAGATGGCGGAGCTGGCGCGCAGCCTCAACACCATGCTGGAGCGTCTGCAGCAGGATTTTGCGAAGCTCATGGAATTCTCAAGCGACATCGCCCACGAACTGCGCACGCCCATCAGCAACCTGCTGACACAGACCCAAGTGTCGCTGTCGCAGCACCGTGATCCAGACACCTACCGCGACATCCTCGCCTCCAATGCCGAGGAGTTCCAGCGCTTGGCGCGCATGGTGTCCGACATGCTGTTTCTGGCCAAGACGGACCACGGTATCCAGCTGCCGAATCGCGAAGACGTCGCACTCGAAGACGAGGCGAAGAGCCTTCTGGATTTCTACGATGCGGTCGCCGAGGACAAAGAACTTCGCCTTCGGGTGGTGGGAGCGGGTAGCGTGGTGGGTGATCGACTGATGATTCGAAGAGCCATCAGCAACTTGCTGTCCAATGCGCTGCGGCACGCGCACCCTCACACCGAGGTTGAACTGACCGTTGAGTCTGAGGGAGATGGTATCAACCTGTGTGTCACGAACACCGGCGACCCTGTTGAAGCTGTCGATCTGCCGCGCCTGTTTGACCGGTTCTATCGCGCGGACAAGGCACGCGCGCACCCCTCATCCGATGGCGCGGGCTTGGGTCTGACCATCACCAAAGCCATCATGCTCGCTCATGGCGGCAGCGTTGCTGTCACATCGGTGGCAGGAAGGACGCGGTTCTGTTTGCACTTCGTCTCTCAGCAGTGA
- a CDS encoding heavy metal response regulator transcription factor, whose translation MKILIVEDERKTGEYLCMGLREAGYAVELLNNGVDGLHQALEGDHDLIILDVMLPGMDGWQVLRGLRAQGREMPVLFLTAKDHVDDRVKGLELGADDYLVKPFSFSELLARVRTILRRGRSGMEPTTLQVADLELDLLRRRVTRAGKRIDLTAKEFGLLELLMRRKGEVLPRSLIASQVWDVNFDSDTNVIEVAMRRLRVKVDDGFECRLLQTVRGMGYVLEVPEHS comes from the coding sequence GTGAAAATCTTGATTGTTGAAGACGAACGCAAAACGGGTGAGTACCTGTGCATGGGACTGCGCGAGGCGGGCTACGCGGTAGAGCTGCTCAACAACGGTGTGGACGGATTGCACCAGGCGCTGGAGGGCGACCACGACCTCATCATTCTGGACGTCATGCTGCCCGGCATGGACGGCTGGCAGGTGCTCAGAGGTCTGCGTGCCCAGGGTCGAGAGATGCCGGTGCTCTTCCTGACCGCCAAAGATCATGTGGACGACCGCGTCAAGGGTCTGGAGCTCGGAGCGGACGACTATCTGGTCAAGCCGTTTTCGTTCTCCGAGCTGTTGGCCAGGGTGCGCACCATCTTGCGCCGTGGGCGCTCGGGTATGGAGCCAACCACCCTGCAGGTCGCGGATCTGGAGCTGGACCTGCTGCGCCGTCGGGTCACCCGCGCGGGCAAGCGCATCGACCTGACCGCCAAGGAGTTCGGATTGCTCGAATTGCTGATGCGCCGCAAGGGTGAGGTGTTGCCACGCTCGCTGATCGCCTCCCAGGTGTGGGACGTCAACTTCGACAGCGACACCAACGTCATCGAGGTGGCCATGCGCAGGCTTCGTGTCAAGGTGGACGACGGGTTTGAGTGCCGCCTGTTGCAGACGGTTCGAGGCATGGGTTACGTGCTGGAAGTGCCGGAGCACTCCTGA
- a CDS encoding multicopper oxidase family protein yields MSLLNSRRQFFAGAAASVAGLAVARSAMAALPEPVYQTSVDTAPPLVPTTGRPYNPVVTLNGWTLPWKMNNGVKEFHLVAEPVVREVSPGFKVNMWGYNGQSPGPTIEVVEGDRVRIFVTNKLPEHTTIHWHGQRLPSGMDGVGGLNQPAIPVGKTFVYEFEARRPGTFMYHPHADEMVQMAMGMMGMWVTHPKGKHPHISEVDRDFCFLLNAFDIEPGSKTPKINTMLDFNIWCWNSRVFPAIDTLNVRLNDRVRIRVGNLTMTNHPIHLHGHEFLVTGTDGGPTPPSTRWYEVTTDVAVGQMRQIELIADEEGDWAMHCHKSHHTMNAMGHAVPTMIGVDHRGLVNKIQKVVPDYMLMGERGMADMGEMQMPIPDNTAPMMTGTGQFGPLEMGGMFTVFKVRKDQKPGDYKDPGPYKFPEGTVAHEWTGAPLPAVRPKASADTTPAMGTAVKPMGKGMQH; encoded by the coding sequence ATGAGTCTCCTCAATTCACGTCGTCAGTTTTTCGCGGGTGCTGCCGCTTCGGTGGCCGGGCTGGCGGTTGCGCGCTCCGCCATGGCCGCTTTGCCCGAGCCTGTCTACCAAACGTCTGTGGACACGGCGCCTCCATTGGTGCCCACCACTGGCCGACCCTACAACCCGGTGGTCACGCTCAACGGCTGGACCCTGCCCTGGAAGATGAACAACGGAGTCAAGGAATTCCATCTGGTGGCAGAACCCGTGGTGCGCGAGGTCTCGCCGGGCTTCAAGGTCAACATGTGGGGCTACAACGGCCAGAGCCCGGGCCCGACCATCGAGGTGGTCGAGGGCGACCGTGTGCGGATCTTTGTTACCAACAAGCTGCCCGAGCACACCACCATCCACTGGCACGGCCAGCGCCTGCCCAGCGGTATGGACGGTGTGGGTGGTCTGAACCAACCAGCCATCCCCGTGGGCAAGACCTTCGTCTACGAGTTTGAAGCGCGCCGTCCGGGTACCTTCATGTACCACCCGCACGCGGACGAAATGGTCCAGATGGCCATGGGCATGATGGGCATGTGGGTCACCCACCCCAAGGGCAAGCATCCCCACATCAGCGAGGTGGATCGCGACTTCTGCTTCCTGCTCAACGCGTTCGACATCGAGCCGGGCAGCAAGACGCCCAAGATCAACACGATGCTGGACTTCAACATCTGGTGCTGGAACAGCCGTGTCTTCCCCGCCATCGACACGCTCAACGTGCGCTTGAACGATCGTGTGCGCATTCGTGTGGGAAACCTCACCATGACCAACCACCCGATCCACCTGCACGGGCACGAGTTTCTGGTGACTGGCACCGACGGCGGCCCGACGCCACCCAGCACGCGCTGGTACGAAGTGACCACCGACGTGGCCGTGGGCCAGATGCGCCAGATCGAGCTGATCGCCGACGAAGAAGGGGACTGGGCCATGCACTGCCACAAGAGCCACCACACCATGAACGCCATGGGTCATGCGGTGCCCACGATGATCGGCGTGGACCACCGCGGCCTGGTCAACAAGATCCAGAAAGTGGTACCCGACTACATGCTCATGGGCGAGCGCGGCATGGCCGACATGGGCGAAATGCAGATGCCCATTCCGGACAACACTGCGCCCATGATGACCGGCACGGGCCAGTTCGGCCCGCTGGAGATGGGCGGTATGTTCACCGTGTTCAAGGTGCGCAAGGATCAGAAGCCGGGCGACTACAAAGATCCTGGCCCGTACAAGTTCCCCGAGGGCACTGTTGCGCACGAATGGACCGGTGCGCCCTTGCCCGCCGTCAGGCCCAAGGCCAGTGCAGACACAACCCCGGCGATGGGCACAGCTGTCAAGCCCATGGGCAAGGGCATGCAGCACTGA
- a CDS encoding cupredoxin domain-containing protein — translation MIFNHSPLSKRSSLLFVATLLAASAATAAGTHGGGHNESPIGEPGVASKASRTIQVDAADSMRFTPALVDVKKGETVRFVVTNTGKVPHEFSLGTEKELKEHYEVMKKFPGMEHDEANKISLKPGQKGEVIWRFTKGGVVDFACLHPGHYDAGMKGQIKVTTK, via the coding sequence ATGATCTTCAACCATTCCCCTCTTTCCAAGCGCTCGAGCCTTTTGTTCGTTGCCACCCTTCTGGCCGCCTCGGCCGCCACAGCGGCGGGCACGCATGGCGGCGGCCACAACGAATCGCCCATCGGTGAGCCCGGCGTCGCCAGCAAAGCTTCCCGCACGATTCAGGTCGACGCCGCCGACAGCATGCGGTTCACGCCAGCACTGGTGGACGTCAAAAAAGGGGAAACCGTCCGTTTCGTCGTCACCAACACGGGCAAGGTGCCGCACGAGTTCAGCCTGGGCACGGAGAAGGAGCTGAAGGAGCACTACGAAGTCATGAAAAAGTTTCCCGGTATGGAACACGATGAGGCCAACAAGATTTCCTTGAAGCCTGGGCAAAAGGGCGAAGTCATCTGGCGTTTCACAAAAGGTGGCGTCGTTGATTTCGCCTGCCTTCACCCCGGGCACTACGACGCAGGCATGAAGGGTCAGATCAAAGTGACCACCAAATAA
- a CDS encoding copper-binding protein: MKTLNLSLAASAVALSLAFAGPALAQMTMDHGKMGMEQGKMGTAATPGMTDGEIRKIDKENGKVTIKHGEIKHMDMPPMSMVFNVKDKAMLDKVQVGEKIQFIVIQDAGKMVVTDIKAMK, translated from the coding sequence ATGAAAACACTGAACCTGAGTCTGGCCGCATCAGCGGTCGCCCTTTCCCTTGCCTTCGCTGGACCCGCGCTGGCTCAAATGACCATGGACCATGGAAAGATGGGAATGGAACAGGGGAAGATGGGCACGGCGGCGACACCCGGCATGACCGACGGCGAAATTCGCAAGATCGACAAGGAGAACGGCAAGGTCACGATCAAGCATGGCGAGATCAAGCACATGGACATGCCTCCGATGTCTATGGTGTTCAACGTCAAGGACAAGGCCATGCTGGACAAGGTCCAGGTGGGCGAGAAGATCCAGTTCATCGTCATTCAGGACGCCGGCAAGATGGTCGTCACCGACATCAAAGCGATGAAGTGA
- a CDS encoding CopK family periplasmic copper-binding protein, whose amino-acid sequence MIRKLSILVLSLAALAPAFAMDAARSEAKQVIALQNGETLYVFKDGLMAKESKFGSVTHLSKGQVVQTADGKSITTMGNEVARLSSLLNKGHGN is encoded by the coding sequence ATGATTCGCAAGCTCAGCATCCTCGTCCTCTCATTGGCAGCATTGGCCCCGGCATTCGCAATGGACGCAGCCAGGTCCGAGGCCAAGCAGGTCATCGCACTGCAGAACGGTGAGACACTCTACGTCTTCAAGGACGGACTGATGGCCAAGGAAAGCAAGTTTGGAAGCGTGACTCACCTTAGCAAGGGTCAAGTCGTCCAGACCGCCGATGGCAAAAGCATCACGACGATGGGCAACGAAGTTGCGCGTCTGAGTTCCCTGTTGAACAAGGGACACGGCAACTGA